Genomic window (Arcobacter aquimarinus):
TTAGTTTTAGTAGCTTATAGTGATTTATCAATTGGTTTAATGTTTGCAATGTTTGGATATATTTGGTTTATTATGACTCCTGTTCAAGATATTTTAACAATGCAATACTCATATGCAAGTGCTAAAGCTGCAATAAATAGAATAAATAAAATTTTGGATTTGAAAGTTGAAAACAATGGAGAAAAGGAATTAGAAAAAGATATAAAAGAAATAGATATTTCCATAAAAAATCTATCTTTTTCATATAATGAAAATAAAAAGACTCTTCAAGATATAAGTTTTGAGATTAAATCAGGAGAAAAAGTAGCGATAATTGGAGCTAGCGGAAGTGGAAAAACAACAATAGCACATATAATTTCAGGTTTTTATTCAAAAAATTCAGGTGATATTTTATACAACAATATAAGTATTGATAAATTAAATCGACAAAGCTTAAGAGAGAATATCTTTTTAGTTTTACAGATGCCTATATTGTTTAATAACAGTTTACGATTTAATATTACAATGGGCAATGATAATATAAGTAACGAAAAAATTTATGAAGCTTTAAAAATCGCACAACTTTTTGAAACAGTTGAAAATATGCCTGAAAAACTTGATACAATTGTTGGAAAACATGGCATTAGATTAAGTGGTGGTCAAAGACAAAGATTATCAATCGCAAGAATGATTATTGCAAATCCTGCAGTTGTTATTTTTGATGAATCAACTTCTGCTCTTGATGTTCATACAGAGACTAAACTTTTTAGTGATTTAGAAGAATTTTTAAAATCAAAAACTGTTATTACCATAGCTCACAGATTAAGTACAGTAAAAAATGCTGATATGATTTATGTTTTAGAAGATGGTAAATTAGTTCAAAGTGGCAAACATGAAGAGTTGGAAGAACAAGAAGGTCATTATTTAGAGTTTGTAAAAAAACAGTTAATTTAAACAAAAGGAAATAGATGGATGCAATCAATTTAAAAAATTATTTTTTTTATTTTGCAAGTTTTGTTGTAATAATAGCAGGTATGAAAATGGCAAGTGAAGTAGTTGTTATACTATTTTTAGCAATATTTATTTCTTCTATTTTTTCATCGGTTTTAAATCTATTACAAAGAAAACATTTCCCTAAAATCATCTCTTATTTTATTTTATTACTCATAGTCGTAGCTCTTGGTTTTATGTTTGCTTATGTAATAAATATCTCTTTAAAAGACTTTCTAACAAATCTTCCTACTTATGAAGATAAATTAAAAAACCTAATTTTAAATACTATTCATTTTGCTCAAGGTTATGGTTTAGAAATTGATAAAGCAAAAATTATGGAAACATTAAATTTTGGCTCTTTCTTTGGATTAACTACAAATATAATTGGAAGTATTAGTGCATTCTTATCAAAGTTTTTACTTGTAATTATCGGAGTTGCATTTATACTTGCTGAATCAAAATCTTTTCAAACAAAATTAAGAGTAATTTTTAGAAATAATGCAAAAAAACTAGAACACTTTAATCTTTTTTCATTTAATATTCAAAAATATTTTGTAGTTAAAACTTTCACAAGTTTTCTAACTGGATTTATAGTAACACTTATGTTAACTTTCTTTAATGTTGATTATCCTATTTTATGGGGTGTTATAGCAATGCTGTTTAATTTTGTACCTGTTGTTGGGTCAATTATTGCTTCTATTCCTGCTATACTTTTAGCATTAATGAATCTTGATATTTTTTCTGCTATTTGGGTTATTATTTTATATATGATCATAAATATTTCAATAAGTAATATTTTAGAACCAAAATTAATGGGAAGAGAATTAGGATTATCTCCTTTAGTAATCTTTTTCTCTTTAATATTTTGGGGTTATATATTAGGACTTGTAGGAATGTTTTTAGCAGTTCCAATTACTATGACTTTAAAAATAGCTTTTGATTCAAATACAAGTACACACTGGCTTGGTATTTTAATGTCTAATTTATCAAGAAAAAGAGAAAAGAAAAAGGAAGTTTAATTGCTTAAAAAATCTATATTTTTACTATTTACTATTTTTATTTTTACTTCATGTTCAATACAAGAAAATAAAAAATTAAAAATAGCAACAACTTCTTGGATTGGATATACTCCTTTATTATATGCACAAGAAAAAGGTTGGCTTGAGCCTTTGAATATAAAACTATTAAATGTTGTTTCTCTTAGCGAAAGTATGTATTTATACAAAGGAAATAATGCAGATGTATATATGGGAACACAATACGAATATAATTTTTTAGCTCAAAAAATAGAATCTTTAATTCCTATTATGTTGATGAATAAATCAAATGGTGGAGATTTAGTAATGTCAAATTTTTCTGTTGATGAATTGCAAAAAACAGAACAAGAAATAGATGTATATTTAGAAATGGATTCTATAAATTCTATTTTATTTGAAGTCTTTATAAAAAAATATAATCTAGAAAACAAACAAATCAACTATATAAACAAAGACCAAGCATATATTTCAGAGTTAAAAAATATAAATAAACCCACAGTTATTGTAACTTATGTACCATATAATAAAATTTTAGAAAAAAATGGATTTAAATCATTAGAAACAACAAAAAATAATTATGATTTGTTGGTGATTGATGGAATGATTACAACAAAAGAGACTTTAAATGAAAATAAAAAAACTTTCTTAGAGTTAAAAAAATTGATTAACAAAGCTATTGAAAACTTACAAAATGATCCAAAAGAGTATTATGAAACTATAAAAGATTATTTAATAGATGCAAATTATGAAGAGTTTAGTGAATCTTTAAATGATATTATTTGGATAAATAAAAATATCCCTGAAAAAATAATTGAAAATTTAAGTAATAACAACTTTCCAACTAGAGATTTAATAAAATGATATACAACATTCAAAAATTTATACTATTTTTTATCTCTTTAATTTTAATTATTTTTTACACTATTTTTGGATATTACTTTTTTAAACAAGAAGAAGAAATTTCAAATATAATTTTGAAATCTTTAGAAAATAATATAATAGAAACAAGCTACAAACTTGCAAAAAGTATTGAAGAAAAAAGTGATATTTTAAACCATAGATCTTTACTTGATAGAATCTCTTCTAATGAAGATTTTATTCAAGCAATTTTAGTATTTGATAATGAGAAATTATTATTAACAACTAATCCGAAAATAAAAACTATTAATAGAAATTTAAAAAACTACAAACTGAATAGTTCTTATGAAAAATTAATGAATCAAGAATATATAGAAGAAGAAATTACTTTTTATGAAGGTAGAAATCTTAGAAAACTTCTTTTAGTCTTTGTTTTTGAAAAAGAAGAAATATATACTCATTTTGTAAAAAATAAACTAGATTTTATAATATATTTTGGACTTTTCCCTATTTTAACTCTTTTATTATTACTAATTATTTTAAGAATTTATATTTCAAAACCTTTAGAACTTTTAAGACAATATGCTTATTATCATAATATTGTTCCAAAAGCTTTTAAATTAAAAGAATTAGAAGCTATACGACACTCTATGGTTGATTCATTTACAAGATTGGAAGCTGAGAAAAAAGAACTCTATTTAATGGCAAGAACAGATTCATTAAGTGGTTTAGCAAATAGAAATTCACTAAATGAATACTTAGAAAGATTAATCCCTACAATGCAAAGAAATGAAAAAGAATTTGCTTTTTTATTTTTAGATATTGATCATTTTAAAACTATAAATGATTCATTAGGTCACAATATTGGGGATGAACTCTTAAAGAACATCTCTTCTATCATAAAAAAAACTTTAAGACCTAGCGATTTTGTAGCAAGAGTAGGAGGAGATGAGTTTGTTATAATTATTCAAGACTATAAATCTTATATTGAATTATCAAATATTATACAAAGAATTCAAGACTATTTATCACAAACTTGGCTTATACAAACTCATCCTATAAACATTGGTTGTAGTATAGGTGTTGCTTTTTTTCCAAAAGATGGAGAAGATATTGTATCTTTGATGAAAAATGCTGATATAGCTATGTATGAAGCAAAAAAATTAGGAAGAAATCAGTATCATTTCTTCACTGAAGAGTTAAATGAAACTGTTCAAAAAGTTATAACTTTAGACAAACAAATGAGACAAGCTTTAATTGATAATGAATATATACTTTATTATCAACCAAAAATTGATTTATCAAGTGGAAAAATTTTAGGTGTTGAAGCACTGATTAGATGGATAAATAAAACAAATAAATTTGTCCCACCTAGTGATTTTATACCACTTGCTGAAGAAAATGGTTTTATAAAAGAACTGGGTATTTGGATTGTTGATGAAGCTTTAAATCAATATGTAAAATGGAGAGATATGGGAATAGATATATCTATTGCTATTAATATTTCTGCTAAACAATTTTTAGAAAAAGATTTTGAGATAAAATTTATTGAAAAATTAGAAGAAAAAAAGATAAATCCAGCAAAAATAAATCTAGAAATAACAGAATACATTTTAATGGATAAATCAGATTATGTACAAGATATTTTAAATATATTACATGATTATGGAGTTAGAATCTCTTTAGATGATTTTGGAACGGGCTATTCTTCTTTATCTTATTTGAAAAAATTCCCAATAGATTATCTAAAAATTGACAAAGCTTTTTTAGATGATTATGAAAGTTCAAGTGGAAAGATTTTTTTAGAAACTATTGTAAAAATGGGTCAAATGTTAAAAATGAAAGTAGTTGCTGAAGGTATAGAAGAACAAGAACAAATAGACTATTTAAAAACTATTTCTTGTGATGAATATCAAGGTTATTATTTCTCAAAGCCACTGAATAATGAAGATTTTGAAAAATTATATTTCAATAATTTAAAAGATGAGTAAATCTCATCTTTTAAAAATATTTATAAATGTGCGTTTAATTTCTCTTCAAGTTTAGCTTTTGTAGTAGCCCCTATTAATTGGTCAACTATTTTTCCATCCTTGAAAAAAAGAATAGTAGGAATTGATCTTACTTGATATTGTGCTGTCAAATCTGCCTCTTCTTCAGTATTTACCTTACAAATTTTAGCTTTTCCATCAAACTCAACTGCAAGTTGGTCGATTACTGGAGAAATCATTCTACAAGGTCCACACCAAGGTGCCCAAAAGTCAACTAAAGAAACTCCCTCTTTTATTGTATCTTCCATATTATTCTGATTTAATTCTATATATTTTCCCATAATTTTTTATTCCTTATTTTATAATTTATTTTCATTTTTCGCTAAGTATTCAGCAACACCTTTAGTATCTGCTTTCATACCCTCATCACCTTTTGCCCAACCAGCTGGACAAACTTCACCATACTCATTTGTAAATAACATAGCATCAACCATTCTAACCATTTCATCAACATTTCTTCCAAGTGGTAAGTCATTGATAACTGCATGTCTAATTGTTCCATCTGCATCAATCAAAAATGAACCTCTAAGTGCAACTGATTCTCCAAATAAAACATCATAATCTTTTGAAATTTGTTTATTTAAATCTGCAACCATTGGGAATTTCACTCTTCCGATTCCACCATTTTCAACTGGTGTTTCTCTCCATGCGAAGTGAGAAAACTGAGAATCAACAGAACAACCAATTACTTGAATTCCTCTTTTTTCAAACTCATCAACTCTTTTTGAAAAAGCGATAATTTCAGAAGGACAAACAAAAGTAAAATCTAAAGGCCAGAAAAATAGTACTGCACCCTTTTCCCCAATATTTTGATATAAATTAAAATCTTCAACTATTTGACCATCTGCTAATACAGCTGTTGCTGTAAAATCTGGAGCTTTTTTTGTAACTAACATATTAAATCCTTTTTTATATTATATTTATTTTTTAAGTATTGAAATTATACATAACAAATCTTAAATATTTATTAATAAATAATATCAAATGATAATTTTTATCCATTAAAGAAAATGATTCATTTATTATAAATGATACTTTTATAGTACTATTTTCTATTATAATTTTAATAGATATCTAAAATAATTAAAGGATTTTAAATGTTTAAAAAAATTATAAAAATCTTTATATTAACACTAATGGTTTTATCAAACTCTTATGGGAATAACAAAAAAGAATTGATTTTTTATGTTGGAATAACAATGATTAAACCTATTGATTTATTGGCAAAAGAGTTTGAAAAAGAGTTTAATTGTAAAATAAAAATCTTACAAGGAGGAAGTCAAGACTTATATAATAGTATAAAGTCTAGTCAAATTGGAGATTTATATTTACCTGGTTCTTTATCATATAGAACAGATAATTTAAAAGATGGATTATTACTTGATGGGCAATTTGTTGGATTTAATAAATTGTCATTTATCGTAAAAAAGGGAAATCCAAAGAATATTAAGCCATCTTTAGAGGAATTGATAAACGAAGAATTAAGTGTTGTTTTAGGAAATGACCAAAGTGGAAGTGTAGGTCTTGCAACGAAAAAACTATTAGAAAAATTTAATCTTTATGAAAAAGCAATAATGAATGCTACTTTTCTTGCAACTGATTCAAGAAATCTAATAAGTGCTATAAAAGAGAACAAAGCAGATTTAACCCTAAATTGGTATGCAACTATTTTTTGGGATGAAAATAAAAATTTTGCTGAAGTAATTTCATTGGATGAAAACTTATCAAATAAATCTAAACTTGTAATAAATTTATTAAAAACTTCAAAAAATCCCCTACTTGCTAAAAAATTTATGGATTTTGCATCTTCACAAAGAGGTAGAGATGTTTTCAAAGATTTTGGTTTTCTCAATGAAAATGAATTAAAAGAATTTAATAAAGTGACTTTTTAATGTTTAAAAATAATACTATTCTTAATGGCTTATTAGCTTTAGTATTTACTTTTATCTTAGGTTATATAGGATTGATTTTTATTAATAATATATTTAAAAATATGGTTACGACTTTAGATTTAAAAGTAAAAAATGAACACGCAAGATATAAAATTGGGGAATATATCTTAAAAGAGATTAGTTCAGTAGAAACTAACTACTATAAAATTGCTATTTTAACTAACCTAAAAAGTGTACAACCAATTGAAAAAGAGATTAAAAAAGAGATTAATGATATAAAAAATGCAATTGATATTTTAAGTAAAGGTGGAGTTTTAGAGAATTATATTAGATTAAATCTTATTGAAGCTTCACAAGCAACTGATAAAATAGAATTTATTCCATCTTCAAATCAAAAATATACTTTTGAAGAGATAGATTTATCTCCAAAACTTGATGAGTTAGAAGAAAAACTTTATCAAATGGAAAATATAATCAAAATTAAATTATCATCAAATACAGCAAGCCAAGAAGAGATTTTTCAAATTACTCTTTTCTTTAAGCAACTCCCAACTCTATTTACAAGAATGAAAGAAAATGCTAGTAGATTGCTTTATGATAGCAAAAAAAACATATCTCAATTAGAAATTGATATACAAAAAGAGAAAGAAAACTATGAAAAATTAAAGTATATTTTTAGCTATTTTATTATGTTTATAATTATTTTCTTATGTTATTTTTTAATAAAACAAATTATCAAAAAGAGCAAAGAATTAGAATCAATTACAAAAAAAGCTCAACTTTCAGAACAAGAAGCATTAAAAGCAAATGAAACAAAATCACAATTTTTAGCAAATATGTCACATGAAATTAGAACACCATTAAATGCTATTATTGGCTTCGCTGATATATTATCAAATTCAAAGTTAGATTCAAAAGATTCTGAAAAAGCAACTATCATATCAAAAAGTGCAAAAGCATTACTAAATATTATCAATGATATTTTAGACATTTCAAAAATCGAAAGTGGTAAATTTGAAATTTCAAAAAGCCCTTTTAATTTAAGAGAATTAATAGAACAAATAGTTCAACTTTATACAGTAAATACTAAACAAAAAAATATTAGATTTCTATATAGATTAGATAAAAATATTCCAGAGTTTATTATAAGTGATGAAACAAAAATAAAACAAGTTTTATCAAATATTTTAAGTAATGCTATTAAATTTACTCCAAAAGATGGGAAAATCACTTTTGATATAGAATTAATAAAATTTGAAAATAATATTGCAAAAATAAAATTTTCTGTAAAAGATGAAGGAATTGGAATTTCTATTGAAGATCAGAAAAAAATCTTTGAACCTTTTTCTCAAGCAGATGGAAATATCTGTAAAAAATATGGAGGAACAGGTTTAGGATTAACAATAAGCCTAAATATTGTAAAAATGTTAGGTTCACAAATTCAATTAGAGAGTGAAATAAATAAAGGAAGTACTTTTTCTTTTGAACTTGATTTAGAAGTAGAAAATGTAAATAATATTATTACTTCAAAATTTAAATATGATTTTGCAATTTGTAATGTTATTGATGATAGTGAAAATATAAAAGAGCATCTATGTAATGTAGTTAAATATTTTGGAAGAATTCATCAAAATGATGATATTGATAAATGTGAAAAAATAGATTTAATATTCTGTTTTGGTGAGCCTCAATTTTATAATAGATTAAAAGGAAGAAAAAATAGATTTAATTGTCCTGTAGTTTTTGTAGGAAATATAGAAAAACTAAATAATAATATAATGAAAGATTTGATGGATTATTTTTTAGATGTGCCTATTTATGGTTCTAAGATATTCAATATAATTGCAGAAGCTAAAGCAATTGAAAAAAATAATCAAATTTTAGAAGAATCAAATAAAAAATATAAAGGCAAAATACTTGTAGCAGAAGATAATACTAATAATCAGCTATTAATGGAAATAATATTAAATAACTTAGGATTAGATGTTACTATTGTAGAGAATGGAAAAATTGCTTTTGAAAAATACAAAGAAAATCTTTACGATTTAATATTTATGGATATAAATATGCCTATTATGGATGGTATTCAAACATTAAAAGAGATTAAAAAATATGAAAAAGAGCATCAAAAAATTCATATTCCAATAATAGCTCTTACAGCAAATGCTATACAAACTGACAAAGAAAAGTATATAGAAGATGGAATGGATGGATATTTAAGTAAACCAATTGAAAATATTGAACTAGTTAAATTGCTAGATTTATATTTAGATAAAAATTGAGAATAAAATCTAACAATTAATTGTTAGATTTTAAAAGTGATAAAATAGTCCTGCATAAGCACCTTTAACCTGAATATCAGAATAAACATCACTTACATCATCTAGCTCTATTTTTTGAGTTCTATATCCTACTGTTGCTCCTAAACCAAATGATGTTTCATAAGATAACCCACCTTTTAAATCATAAAAAGTATTTGAATCATAAGTTATATAACTAACATCTGTTTCAAGTGACAAACCACTAAATGGTAAATCAAATTTAGCTTTTGCATAAACCATAGGAATAACATAATTTAAATCTTTTGATGAAGCTATTTGAGTAGTTGAATTAACTTGCGTTGAAGCATCAATATATTTAGCATTAAGTCCAAAATCAAAATTTACCCAATTATCTAATAATTCATAATAAAAAATAAAATCTGTTTGATTTAATTTTAAAGTTGAATTAATAGCTCCTGTATATGCTTTATTATCAAAAACAAAACTTGAATTTTTAGAAGAGTTTTCGTCAAGTTGTGTATGTTGAATTTTTAAATTTGGAATAATTGGAATTGGATGTTCAAAAGTTGCCCAAACAAAGTTTGTATTAAAATCTTTATATCCTAAATCTCTATCTAAATCAATTTTATCACCTTTATATCTAAAATCACCAGAAGTTTCTGCTCCCCAATAAGCACCACCTAATTCAAAACCAAAAGTATCAGCATTAGCTCCTAGAGCTAAGATTGTACTTAAAGATAATAAAACAATATTTTTTTTCATAATTTTCCTTATATTTTAGATAATAAACTATCTATTTTTTTATTTGCTTCAATTATAGTTTCTAAAGATATCTCTTCACTTAAAATTTGAGAATAAACTGTATCAACTATTTGCTTTAAAGTTATAGGTTTTGCAAGTTGATTTGCAAATAAAAGCATATTTACACCTGAATTTATAGCTAAAGTTAAAGTTTGTTTTAAATCATAATGTTTAGAAATAGCTTGCATTTGTAAATCATCACTAATTAAAACTCCATCAAATCCAAGTTTATATCTTAATAACTTAGTATTTATTTCATAAGATAAGGTTGCAGGATAAGTTTCATCTAAATTTTTATTAAAAACATGTGCTGTCATTATCATATCAACTTTGTTATTTTTAATAAAATATTTATATGGTTCTAACTCTTTTTCATTCCAAGTTTTTGTAATATCCACAAATCCCAAATGAGAATCAGCTAAAGAAGAACCATGTCCTGGAAAATGTTTTAAAACAGAGATAACTTTTTGTTTTTTTAATTCTTCCACAAAAATAGAAGAGTACTTTATCACCTCTTTTGGATTTTCACCAAATGAACGCCCTCTTGTTACTATTACTTTATTATTTTTATTTATAGCCAAATCAACAACAGGTGCAAAATCCACATTAATTCCTGATTCTTTTAAATCTTTTGCCAATAATTTATAAGTTTGTTTAGCAAAATCTTCACCTTTTAATGCCACATCAATAGCCTTTGGAGTATTTACAAATCCTGCATCACTTTTTAGTCTTTGAACAATTCCACCTTCTTGGTCTATTGATATAAATAACTTTTGTTTTGAAACAGCTTGTAATTGAGAATTTAGATTTTTTAACTGTTCTTTATCTCTTACATTTTTTATCTTATTTTTATCATTTGGATCTTTATCAAATAAAATAACACCACCTAGACCTGCTTTTATATCTTTATAAATTTCGTCATTACTATTTACTTTTTCACCATGAAAACCCAAAACTACCATTTTTGCAATCATCTTTTCTATATCTTGTTTTGAATAACCATTATTTGCAAAAAGATTCAAACCAAACAACAAAATAACTAAAACTAAAACTTTTTTTTGCATTATTGCCCTTTTCTAATCAACTTTTTCTGTATCTTTAAAAATATATCTTTGAGAAGAGATAACAGATAAATATCTAACTACTAATAAAAATATAATAACCCCTGCTAAAATCAAAAGATTATAATTTACAGCGCTTGAAAATATAGCTTCAAAGGTTGTTAATTCTTCTTTATTTACTTTTACAACATTTACTATAAATTCTCTTAAAGCTAATATTATAAAAGCATCAACTAATAAACTCATGGTTACTCTTTGTTCTCTTATATAATTTACAACTGCTCTTACTATTTCTAAAAAAATAATAAAATAAAGCATATAAATAATAAAATCCATTAGCATATCTAAAGCTAAAGCTATTAAAAATAGTGTTCCTGCTATTGATAGTTCTATATATAACTTATCTGAAAAAAAACTAATTATTCTTCTTCTCATAAATTCCCCCTAATTTTAAATCTTTGCATTAATTGATAACCACTCTTTTGGTAATTGATTTATCTCTTTGTTTGCCATAAATATTATAGTTGCAATCATTGCTCTAGCACTTGAGTCACCACCTGCTTTTGCATTATTTATAATCATCTGTTTTAAATTATCATATTTAACTAAAAGATGAATAACTCCACTGATTCCATCATGAATATCACAAGCAACTCCAAAACCTCTCAAAGTTTCGAATGTATTTTGATTTTTTGAATCAATTCCTTTTTGAATTAACTCTTTAAAAGAGTCATCATATTGCTCTTTTAGTTTTAAAATAGAGTCTAAAATATCATTTTTTTCTAAAGCTAAAATCAATAATTTTGCAAAAAAATCAGCACACATTAAAGCTAAACTACTATTATGAGTTATTTGTACAAATTTTTGAACATTTATAAAAAACTCCTCTTTATTTTTTGAAATTTT
Coding sequences:
- a CDS encoding glycoside hydrolase family 3 N-terminal domain-containing protein; translation: MQKKVLVLVILLFGLNLFANNGYSKQDIEKMIAKMVVLGFHGEKVNSNDEIYKDIKAGLGGVILFDKDPNDKNKIKNVRDKEQLKNLNSQLQAVSKQKLFISIDQEGGIVQRLKSDAGFVNTPKAIDVALKGEDFAKQTYKLLAKDLKESGINVDFAPVVDLAINKNNKVIVTRGRSFGENPKEVIKYSSIFVEELKKQKVISVLKHFPGHGSSLADSHLGFVDITKTWNEKELEPYKYFIKNNKVDMIMTAHVFNKNLDETYPATLSYEINTKLLRYKLGFDGVLISDDLQMQAISKHYDLKQTLTLAINSGVNMLLFANQLAKPITLKQIVDTVYSQILSEEISLETIIEANKKIDSLLSKI
- a CDS encoding phosphate-starvation-inducible PsiE family protein, translating into MRRRIISFFSDKLYIELSIAGTLFLIALALDMLMDFIIYMLYFIIFLEIVRAVVNYIREQRVTMSLLVDAFIILALREFIVNVVKVNKEELTTFEAIFSSAVNYNLLILAGVIIFLLVVRYLSVISSQRYIFKDTEKVD
- a CDS encoding ADP-ribosylglycohydrolase family protein; the encoded protein is MFEEKIKDLVFSSLIVDSYCLGMHWIYDELALLEKDFDWQKLNAPRAIWHKGKKEGDFTHYGDQTLWLYEFLKDKDSFDEELYSKYWYEKMKNYTGYIDGSSRNTVLNIENKVSPSGASSTDLSIVGRIAPLLKISKNKEEFFINVQKFVQITHNSSLALMCADFFAKLLILALEKNDILDSILKLKEQYDDSFKELIQKGIDSKNQNTFETLRGFGVACDIHDGISGVIHLLVKYDNLKQMIINNAKAGGDSSARAMIATIIFMANKEINQLPKEWLSINAKI